Proteins co-encoded in one Metabacillus sp. KUDC1714 genomic window:
- the nikC gene encoding nickel ABC transporter permease subunit NikC, which translates to MIISIPKIFRNQKVIPICTIILSILVIIAIFAPWIAPNDPIAVNLAYKLQPPSWAYPLGTDHLGRCNLSRILYGARLSLGFAMLIFITSILIGLLVGTFSGYKGGIVDQVLMRFCDGVMAFPSLILILGLVGIFGPGLTQVIIALMLVQWVYYARMFRGMVLSLKEQNFIAAAKISGSSQWKIIKNHIVPNVLPPLVVMGTLEMGWAIMDISAMSFLGLGVQPPTPEWGAMIHEGKSYIRTNPELMLYPGLIIMIVIITFNLLGEALSERYGVKRRF; encoded by the coding sequence ATGATCATAAGCATACCTAAGATATTCAGAAATCAAAAAGTCATTCCGATATGTACGATTATATTAAGTATTCTTGTGATCATTGCGATCTTTGCGCCATGGATTGCACCAAATGATCCAATTGCGGTCAACTTAGCTTATAAACTTCAGCCGCCATCTTGGGCTTATCCGTTAGGAACAGATCATTTAGGAAGATGTAACCTTTCACGGATTTTATATGGGGCACGCCTTTCTTTAGGCTTCGCGATGCTTATCTTCATTACATCCATCCTTATTGGTTTACTTGTTGGCACCTTTTCAGGGTACAAGGGCGGCATTGTTGATCAAGTTTTAATGCGGTTTTGCGATGGTGTCATGGCTTTCCCAAGTCTTATCCTTATTCTTGGACTTGTTGGTATATTTGGACCTGGACTTACGCAAGTAATTATCGCGTTAATGCTTGTGCAATGGGTCTACTACGCAAGAATGTTCCGAGGAATGGTTCTTAGTCTGAAAGAACAAAACTTTATTGCAGCTGCGAAAATAAGTGGATCTTCTCAATGGAAGATTATTAAAAATCATATTGTTCCAAATGTACTCCCGCCCCTTGTCGTCATGGGTACATTAGAAATGGGCTGGGCGATTATGGATATATCTGCGATGTCGTTTCTAGGATTAGGAGTACAACCCCCTACACCTGAATGGGGAGCAATGATTCATGAAGGAAAATCGTATATTCGGACGAATCCAGAATTAATGCTTTATCCGGGTTTGATCATTATGATCGTTATTATAACATTCAATTTATTGGGCGAAGCCTTATCAGAACGTTATGGTGTCAAACGTCGATTTTAA
- the nikE gene encoding nickel import ATP-binding protein NikE — protein MSLLQVNEVTHSYGSRSFFNWKDRSKKVLSGISLSIEEGVCLGLLGTSGAGKSTLGKVILGLERPQKGQILFQGHDIYTADKHVRQKIRRDLQAVFQDSYSSVNPRMTAERIIAEPLENYERLTVAEQKRTIVELLERVGLSEEDLKKYPHQFSGGQLQRINIARAISLKPKLIVLDESVSSLDMVNQTLILELLGELKADFGLSYFFITHDIKAAYSISDTMGVLEKGKLVELYDSKNQFFTSEHPVVKEMRGSMLAEHPRFRSIRTRVSHI, from the coding sequence ATGAGTTTATTACAAGTAAATGAAGTAACTCATAGCTACGGGTCCCGATCGTTTTTCAACTGGAAAGACCGTTCTAAAAAAGTACTTTCAGGTATCTCACTCTCTATTGAGGAAGGGGTATGTTTAGGATTGCTTGGTACGAGTGGAGCTGGTAAAAGTACATTAGGAAAAGTGATTCTTGGTTTGGAACGACCACAAAAGGGACAAATTCTTTTTCAAGGGCACGATATTTATACTGCAGATAAGCATGTTCGTCAAAAAATCCGTCGGGATCTTCAAGCTGTTTTTCAAGATTCATACTCATCAGTCAATCCTCGCATGACTGCCGAACGTATTATTGCTGAGCCTTTAGAAAACTATGAAAGGCTGACAGTAGCTGAACAAAAACGCACCATTGTTGAATTATTGGAAAGGGTCGGATTGAGTGAAGAAGACTTAAAAAAATACCCGCATCAATTTAGTGGCGGGCAATTGCAGAGGATCAATATTGCAAGAGCGATTTCCCTCAAACCAAAGCTGATAGTCCTAGATGAGTCAGTTAGTAGTCTAGATATGGTTAACCAAACACTTATTTTAGAATTACTAGGGGAGCTAAAAGCAGACTTCGGACTTTCTTATTTCTTTATTACACATGATATTAAAGCTGCCTATTCGATTAGTGATACAATGGGTGTACTAGAAAAAGGAAAATTAGTCGAGCTTTACGATTCAAAAAATCAGTTCTTTACTTCAGAACACCCTGTAGTAAAAGAGATGAGAGGGTCCATGCTTGCTGAGCATCCACGTTTTCGTTCAATTAGAACAAGGGTTAGTCATATTTAA
- a CDS encoding SDR family oxidoreductase translates to MKVLILGGTRFLGRALVEEALKRGHEITLFNRGTNIETFPDVEQLIGNRDSDVSQLENRKWDVVMDTCGFAPHQIKKIAAVLGDNIEHYTYISSISVYKDWIPPNITEDYHLQSMLPANKLKDIEEGEISPYEYYGALKVLCEAEAEKHWPGHVLHIRAGQLVGPFDYTDRLPYWVQRVAQGEKVLVPGRPDRPVQLIDVKDVATWVFDMAENRKIGTFNVTGPDDELTMEELLNACNAVTNDDAEFVWADEQFILDHNIQPWTEMPLWIPEHFPLEGETEPWEGASFISVEKAVNAGLSFRPLKDTIQDVYQWEKTRQDSERKTGISREREKELLETWFQKEKKETL, encoded by the coding sequence ATGAAGGTCCTGATATTAGGAGGTACTCGTTTTTTGGGAAGAGCTTTGGTAGAAGAAGCATTGAAAAGAGGGCACGAAATCACTTTATTTAATCGCGGCACCAATATAGAGACTTTTCCTGATGTGGAGCAGCTTATCGGCAATAGAGACAGTGATGTATCACAGCTGGAAAACCGGAAATGGGATGTTGTAATGGATACATGCGGATTTGCTCCTCATCAAATCAAAAAAATTGCTGCTGTACTCGGGGATAATATTGAACATTATACATATATCTCCAGCATCTCTGTTTATAAAGATTGGATTCCGCCCAATATTACCGAAGACTATCATTTACAATCCATGCTGCCTGCTAATAAATTGAAAGACATTGAGGAGGGGGAAATTTCTCCATACGAGTATTACGGAGCTTTGAAAGTACTTTGTGAAGCAGAGGCGGAGAAGCATTGGCCAGGGCATGTTTTGCATATAAGAGCTGGGCAGCTTGTCGGCCCTTTTGACTATACGGATCGGCTCCCGTATTGGGTACAGCGTGTAGCACAAGGTGAAAAGGTATTGGTTCCAGGACGACCTGATCGTCCAGTTCAATTGATTGACGTAAAAGATGTAGCAACATGGGTATTCGATATGGCAGAAAACAGAAAAATAGGGACGTTCAATGTAACAGGACCGGATGATGAATTGACGATGGAAGAGCTATTGAACGCATGTAACGCTGTCACAAACGATGATGCCGAATTTGTATGGGCAGATGAACAATTTATATTGGATCATAACATACAGCCATGGACGGAAATGCCTTTATGGATTCCTGAACACTTCCCATTAGAAGGAGAAACAGAGCCATGGGAAGGAGCTTCTTTCATTAGTGTAGAAAAAGCTGTTAACGCGGGTCTTTCCTTCCGACCGCTTAAAGACACTATTCAAGATGTATATCAATGGGAGAAAACCAGACAGGATTCAGAACGAAAAACGGGGATATCAAGGGAAAGAGAGAAGGAGCTGCTAGAGACTTGGTTCCAAAAAGAGAAAAAGGAGACATTGTAA
- a CDS encoding MATE family efflux transporter, producing MNHRAYLALAIPLTISTMTTPLLGAVDTAVVGQLPDPAYIGGVAVGTLIFNTLYWVFGFLRVSTSAFAAQANGASDPAQGVLALSRPFLIAVIVGICFILLQWPIEYAALTMIAPDSDVSRFAVEYFRIRIWGAPFTLMNYVILGWLMGMAKIKESLFLQVFMNVLNMSLAILFVHVFSFAVKGVATATLIAEITAFILGLFIVFKASPFKWKIPSIQTLIDTQSMKKMVNVNKDLFIRTICLLVVINMFTAKGASFGTEFLAANAVLFQIHYIMAYFFDGFANASSILVGKAVGSNDKKLYKKILSLSRQWSVITAFIIASIYGLLQEQIIELFTNLPSVIELSTKYGVWLIIYPFAACFGLVIYGVFTGATEIAPVRNSMIYAMFIYIIIQITVTPIWHNHGLWLAFIIYTIGRSGFLVLYTPRLNKKLWHLKEGV from the coding sequence ATGAATCATCGTGCGTACCTTGCTTTGGCGATCCCATTAACGATCTCAACTATGACGACGCCTTTATTAGGTGCTGTCGATACAGCCGTTGTCGGGCAACTTCCTGATCCAGCATATATTGGAGGTGTTGCAGTTGGAACCCTTATTTTTAATACGTTGTATTGGGTATTCGGTTTTTTACGGGTTAGTACATCTGCTTTTGCCGCACAAGCTAACGGAGCAAGTGATCCGGCTCAAGGAGTACTTGCATTATCTCGTCCATTTTTAATAGCTGTAATCGTAGGTATTTGTTTTATTCTCTTACAATGGCCGATTGAATACGCTGCTCTTACAATGATTGCCCCTGATTCGGATGTGAGTAGATTTGCCGTTGAATATTTTCGAATTCGAATTTGGGGAGCACCCTTCACATTAATGAACTACGTTATTCTTGGCTGGTTAATGGGGATGGCTAAGATTAAAGAATCTTTATTTTTACAAGTGTTCATGAATGTTTTGAATATGAGTTTAGCCATACTTTTTGTCCATGTCTTCTCTTTTGCAGTAAAAGGGGTTGCTACGGCCACATTGATTGCTGAAATTACAGCCTTCATATTAGGTTTATTTATTGTTTTTAAAGCATCACCTTTTAAATGGAAAATACCATCCATTCAAACACTTATAGATACCCAGTCTATGAAAAAGATGGTTAACGTTAACAAGGATTTGTTTATTCGAACAATTTGTTTATTAGTCGTTATTAATATGTTTACAGCAAAAGGTGCTTCGTTTGGTACTGAATTTCTAGCGGCAAATGCTGTATTATTTCAAATCCATTACATAATGGCTTATTTCTTCGATGGATTTGCCAACGCATCAAGTATTCTTGTTGGCAAAGCGGTAGGATCAAATGACAAAAAATTATATAAAAAAATACTTAGTTTATCAAGGCAATGGTCAGTGATAACGGCTTTTATTATAGCTAGCATATATGGATTACTTCAAGAACAAATTATTGAGCTTTTTACAAACCTTCCTAGCGTGATCGAACTTTCAACAAAGTATGGAGTATGGCTTATCATCTATCCTTTTGCTGCTTGTTTTGGGCTTGTCATTTACGGTGTTTTTACAGGAGCAACTGAAATTGCCCCTGTACGAAACTCTATGATTTACGCAATGTTTATCTATATCATTATACAAATCACAGTAACTCCTATCTGGCATAATCATGGCCTATGGCTTGCCTTCATCATCTATACGATTGGGCGATCCGGCTTCCTAGTCTTGTATACTCCTAGATTAAATAAAAAGTTATGGCATCTAAAGGAAGGAGTTTGA
- a CDS encoding LamG-like jellyroll fold domain-containing protein, translated as MRKNFVRKSTFVLFILVVMIPSIVLGLGTEKQVNQASENSNKPNTDYQGEAPVFKNVSVHDPSIIKDGDTYYVFGSHIEAAKSKDLKSWTSFANGYTTPGNVIYGDLSKNLAGSFAWAGENDSDSKGGYAVWAPDVFWNKDYVNEDGTKGAYMTYYSASSTYIRSAIGYAVSKNIEGPYKDVDTIVYSGFTKNEEYDANSKVNKKWTNTNINKLIENGTLTGPRSDWFNSNGSYANSNFPNAIDANLFYDEDGKLWMTYGSWSGGIFMLEIDKTTGQAIYPGEDGATDDGRLVDRYFGTKIAGGYGKSGEGPYIVYDKNTGYYYLYVTYGWLGADGGYNMRLFRSTSPDGPYVDAEGKNAVLPGNVDHSPYGMKLMGNFLFERKVGDPGTGIGYGYLSPGHNSVYYDSETGQQFLVFHTRFPETGEMHELRIHQMFMNKDGWPVVAPYRYAGETNDKVNRQDLIGEYKFINQGKDTSANIHKSVFIRLNKDNTVTGDVEGTWKKTSHNQAEITVDGDTYDGVFVRQWDPTSERYVMTFTAVSKEGVSIWGSKVLNKTDVEIVEDVLKDLSLGDTENVISNLTLPTEGTRHTEISWETSDSSVVTESGVINRPEVNSKSVTASLTATITKGDITKTKSFEITVLPYKEAGLVAQYSFEDGLNELTGNFETGTITGNRIDNQGGTITYANGKTGKAAVFNGESGIRLPNGLISSNTYSVSLWLKPEQLTMYTTTFFGAKDSNNWLSLVPNGPANGSTMVWSGSSTWYDAAAGMKINNDEWSHLAFTVDNGTINVYVNGVQKFTGTNFPNIFTSTDSSFGLGVNYWDTPFKGLMDELRIYEGALTPSQVSNLAEANK; from the coding sequence ATGAGAAAAAATTTCGTACGAAAATCCACATTTGTTTTATTCATTCTTGTAGTAATGATACCAAGTATTGTACTTGGCTTAGGGACAGAAAAACAAGTTAATCAGGCTAGTGAAAATAGTAACAAACCAAATACTGATTACCAGGGGGAAGCACCTGTGTTTAAAAATGTATCTGTTCACGATCCTTCTATAATAAAAGATGGTGATACATATTATGTGTTCGGCTCTCATATTGAGGCCGCTAAGTCAAAGGATTTAAAAAGTTGGACAAGCTTTGCTAATGGCTACACTACTCCAGGAAATGTGATATATGGAGATTTATCTAAAAATTTAGCGGGTTCTTTTGCTTGGGCAGGTGAAAATGACTCTGATAGCAAAGGAGGTTACGCAGTATGGGCTCCGGACGTATTCTGGAATAAAGATTATGTAAATGAAGATGGAACTAAAGGCGCCTATATGACTTATTATAGTGCATCTTCTACTTATATACGTTCTGCTATTGGTTATGCTGTATCTAAAAATATAGAGGGACCATATAAGGATGTTGATACCATTGTATATTCTGGTTTTACTAAAAATGAAGAGTATGATGCAAATAGTAAGGTTAATAAGAAGTGGACGAATACCAATATTAATAAGCTGATTGAAAACGGTACATTAACAGGACCAAGATCTGATTGGTTTAATAGTAATGGATCTTATGCAAATAGTAACTTCCCGAATGCAATCGATGCTAATTTGTTTTATGACGAGGACGGGAAACTGTGGATGACATACGGCTCTTGGTCTGGTGGAATATTTATGCTTGAAATCGATAAAACCACTGGACAAGCGATTTATCCAGGTGAAGATGGAGCTACCGATGATGGTAGGCTTGTTGATCGCTACTTTGGAACAAAAATCGCTGGAGGATATGGAAAATCAGGTGAGGGCCCTTATATTGTTTATGATAAGAATACAGGCTATTACTACCTATATGTTACTTATGGCTGGTTAGGTGCAGATGGTGGTTATAATATGAGATTGTTCAGATCAACTAGTCCAGATGGTCCTTATGTAGATGCAGAAGGAAAAAATGCTGTTCTACCAGGTAATGTAGATCATTCTCCATATGGTATGAAGCTTATGGGTAATTTCTTATTCGAAAGAAAAGTTGGGGACCCTGGTACAGGTATAGGTTATGGCTATCTTTCTCCAGGTCATAATTCTGTTTATTATGATTCTGAAACAGGTCAGCAATTTTTGGTCTTTCATACACGCTTCCCAGAAACAGGTGAGATGCATGAGTTGAGAATTCATCAAATGTTTATGAACAAAGATGGATGGCCAGTGGTTGCACCTTACCGATACGCAGGTGAAACGAATGATAAAGTTAATAGACAAGATCTAATTGGAGAATACAAATTTATAAACCAAGGAAAGGATACTTCTGCCAACATCCATAAATCTGTGTTCATTCGTCTAAATAAGGACAATACAGTTACTGGTGATGTAGAGGGTACTTGGAAAAAGACGAGTCATAATCAAGCGGAAATTACAGTTGATGGAGATACCTATGATGGTGTATTTGTACGTCAATGGGACCCAACATCTGAACGATATGTGATGACATTTACAGCTGTTTCAAAAGAAGGGGTATCAATCTGGGGAAGTAAAGTACTTAATAAAACTGATGTTGAAATTGTAGAAGATGTTTTAAAAGATTTGAGTCTTGGAGATACAGAGAATGTTATTTCAAATTTAACACTTCCTACTGAGGGAACTCGACACACAGAAATTTCGTGGGAGACTTCAGATTCTAGTGTTGTAACTGAGTCTGGTGTAATAAATCGTCCAGAAGTTAATTCTAAAAGTGTGACTGCTTCACTTACTGCAACTATCACAAAGGGTGATATAACGAAAACAAAAAGCTTTGAAATTACTGTGCTGCCATACAAAGAGGCTGGCTTGGTTGCACAATATTCATTTGAAGATGGGCTAAATGAACTAACAGGCAACTTTGAGACAGGTACAATAACAGGTAATAGAATTGATAATCAAGGTGGCACAATCACTTATGCGAACGGTAAGACTGGTAAAGCCGCGGTGTTTAACGGAGAATCAGGAATTCGCTTACCAAATGGCCTTATCTCAAGCAACACATATTCTGTATCACTTTGGTTAAAACCGGAGCAGTTAACTATGTATACAACAACTTTCTTTGGAGCTAAAGATAGTAATAACTGGTTGAGTCTAGTTCCGAATGGACCAGCAAATGGCAGTACCATGGTATGGTCGGGCAGTAGTACTTGGTATGATGCTGCAGCGGGTATGAAGATTAATAATGATGAATGGTCACATTTGGCTTTTACCGTTGATAACGGCACGATTAATGTCTATGTTAATGGTGTTCAAAAGTTTACGGGAACGAACTTCCCAAATATATTTACTTCTACAGATTCTAGCTTTGGTTTAGGTGTTAATTATTGGGACACGCCATTCAAGGGATTAATGGACGAATTACGTATTTATGAAGGTGCGCTAACTCCTTCACAAGTATCTAATTTAGCAGAGGCAAATAAATAA
- the nikD gene encoding nickel import ATP-binding protein NikD: MRVLETEQSSVLQVRDLHVKVKTKNSTTTIVKDINFELKRGRVLGIVGESGCGKTVTSMSILQLLDQKTTTTEGSIVLQGRELNDLDNKEMRKIRGKDIAFIMQNPMNAFTPVFTIGHQFIETIRSHTPCNKKQATELAIEAMHHVNLPEPVKLLKYYPFQLSGGMLQRVMIAIAACLHPAVIIADEPTTALDVNNQKKVLRHLDKIRSEYDSAILLISHDLGVISEMADEVAVMQNGRIVEKADVFQLFDEPQHEYTKKLLNARSRLHLEDSIIHFA, translated from the coding sequence ATGAGAGTATTGGAAACAGAACAGTCGAGTGTGCTACAAGTTAGAGATTTACATGTAAAGGTAAAAACAAAAAATAGTACTACCACCATCGTCAAAGATATAAACTTTGAGCTTAAGCGTGGTAGGGTACTTGGTATTGTTGGAGAAAGTGGATGCGGTAAAACTGTTACAAGTATGTCCATTCTTCAGCTTCTTGATCAGAAAACGACAACCACTGAAGGTAGTATAGTATTACAAGGACGTGAATTGAACGATTTAGACAATAAAGAAATGCGTAAGATCCGTGGCAAGGATATAGCGTTTATTATGCAAAATCCGATGAATGCTTTTACACCAGTTTTTACTATAGGTCATCAATTTATCGAAACGATTCGCTCACATACACCTTGTAATAAAAAACAAGCAACAGAGCTTGCCATTGAGGCGATGCATCATGTGAACTTACCAGAGCCTGTTAAACTTTTAAAATACTATCCCTTTCAATTGAGTGGGGGTATGCTTCAGCGGGTGATGATCGCTATTGCAGCATGCTTACATCCAGCTGTTATTATTGCGGATGAACCAACAACCGCACTTGATGTAAATAATCAGAAGAAAGTGCTGCGCCACTTAGATAAAATTCGCTCTGAATATGATTCAGCCATTTTATTAATATCCCATGATCTCGGCGTTATTTCTGAAATGGCAGATGAAGTAGCCGTTATGCAGAATGGCAGAATTGTAGAAAAAGCGGATGTGTTTCAGCTATTTGATGAGCCACAGCATGAATATACGAAAAAACTTTTAAATGCACGCTCAAGATTACATTTAGAGGATTCTATTATTCATTTTGCTTGA